The proteins below come from a single Miscanthus floridulus cultivar M001 chromosome 1, ASM1932011v1, whole genome shotgun sequence genomic window:
- the LOC136490446 gene encoding uncharacterized protein: MCTLQLPISVIEYIDRARRHCLWRVSDSNAKMKPLVAWKKCSKPKRKGGLGIINLRSQNSALLKHLDKFYNRKEIPWVKLVWHAHYSNGDIPHATIDKGSFWWKDILKLCDLFRGIANCKIGNGSTVLFWSDLWNDNVMQNNFPRLFTFAKNKKISVLQFLSNNNLESQFHLPLSEQAYQEYQTMQDYIQTIQVQQDTKDSWHYIWGSSSYTYSKFYNFPYRNVQPPAPFLWIWDSKCCNKFKVFSWLMIMDRLNTRNLLKRKKHKLEGNNYNCVLCNLNVEETAFHLFFSCPFSQACWHHLNMHWNFQSDFFQMMMQSKQPESLLHGDLHHCCLAHMESAKQLYF, from the coding sequence AGTTATAGAATACATAGACAGAGCACGGAGGCACTGCCTTTGGAGAGTCTCTGACAGCAATGCTAAAATGAAGCCCCTGGTGGCCTGGAAAAAATGCAGCAAACCAAAAAGAAAAGGTGGTCTTGGCATCATCAATCTCAGAAGCCAAAACTCTGCCCTCCTTAAACACCTAGACAAATTCTACAATAGGAAGGAAATTCCATGGGTCAAACTGGTTTGGCATGCACACTACTCCAATGGTGACATCCCACATGCAACTATTGATAAAGGGTCTTTTTGGTGGAAGGATATTTTGAAGCTCTGTGATCTCTTTAGAGGAATTGCTAATTGCAAAATTGGAAATGGATCTACTGTTCTTTTCTGGTCAGACTTATGGAATGACAATGTCATGCAGAATAACTTCCCTAGACTTTTCACCTTTGCCAAAAACAAGAAGATTTCTGTGTTGCAATTCCTTTCAAACAACAACCTTGAGTCACAATTTCACCTCCCATTGTCTGAACAAGCTTACCAAGAATACCAAACAATGCAAGACTATATTCAAACTATACAGGTTCAACAGGACACAAAAGATTCCTGGCACTATATTTGGGGCAGCAGCAGCTATACTTATTCTAAATTTTACAACTTCCCCTACAGAAATGTTCAGCCTCCTGCCCCTTTCCTATGGATTTGGGATTCAAAGTGCTGTAACAAATTTAAAGTCTTCTCCTGGCTCATGATTATGGATAGGCTAAACACAAGGAATCTTCTTAAAAGGAAAAAACACAAGTTGGAGGGCAACAACTACAACTGTGTTCTCTGTAATCTCAATGTTGAGGAaactgcttttcatctcttcttcaGTTGCCCTTTCAGTCAGGCCTGCTGGCATCACTTGAATATGCACTGGAACTTCCAAAGTGATTTCTTCCAAATGATGATGCAGTCAAAACAACCAGAATCCCTTCTTCATggagatcttcatcattgctgccTGGCACATATGGAATCAGCGAAGCAACTTTATTTTTGA